A window of Gloeocapsopsis sp. IPPAS B-1203 contains these coding sequences:
- a CDS encoding CO2 hydration protein yields the protein MTATIQPPTTKLPPSQHEFAQVIHRLEAGGAMLPDTPENLMQIIGIYKAYAVPMDFYWRDLLYIAERVFLEPFPFFKYFIPKEYLELHNHYAGEDADLRIWQKGKATAHPELLAFIEKGETFKMPKLLHHLFHDRINMEFAEECMRSMLWHRGMYAPYNKFDSYLDSEEYKANADKAIKAYFQGNPLMLGMYKLFPDMFLEQCRQMSYYSNLGLFWEVMAPVFFEMSDRYDAGDFKTVPDAMNFLVNGIFAVAGRPIYHHVYIRGERYEIIPKSKGFTWLYEAALPYVEAVFYRTSPFRGTKSYNAQARQVPDDQKDFHYGILYADVFPVGTAGIPPTLLMQDMLHFLPQYLVDYYHQHCRGEEDMLIQLGITFQRSMYCVTSAVIQALRTALLYPLDDPNPKHLQANRDFFEAQLNRFTRSEYGIRDAARLRDIQQQDYR from the coding sequence ATGACCGCAACAATTCAACCTCCAACTACTAAACTACCACCATCGCAACACGAATTTGCTCAGGTTATTCACCGCTTAGAAGCTGGTGGGGCTATGTTACCCGATACACCAGAAAACTTGATGCAAATTATCGGAATCTATAAAGCTTATGCTGTGCCAATGGATTTTTATTGGCGGGACTTGCTGTATATTGCTGAACGTGTCTTTCTAGAGCCTTTTCCGTTTTTTAAATACTTCATTCCCAAAGAGTATTTGGAATTGCACAATCACTATGCAGGTGAAGACGCTGATTTAAGAATTTGGCAAAAAGGCAAAGCCACTGCGCATCCTGAACTACTTGCGTTTATAGAGAAGGGTGAAACCTTCAAAATGCCCAAACTGTTGCATCATTTGTTTCACGATCGCATCAATATGGAATTTGCGGAAGAGTGTATGCGCTCAATGCTGTGGCATCGGGGAATGTATGCGCCTTACAATAAGTTTGATTCTTACTTAGATAGCGAAGAGTACAAAGCGAACGCAGATAAAGCAATTAAAGCCTACTTCCAGGGTAATCCCTTGATGTTGGGGATGTATAAACTGTTTCCTGATATGTTTTTGGAACAGTGTCGCCAGATGTCGTATTACAGCAATCTAGGCTTATTCTGGGAAGTGATGGCACCAGTATTTTTTGAAATGAGCGATCGCTACGATGCTGGTGATTTTAAAACTGTACCCGATGCAATGAATTTCTTGGTAAATGGCATCTTTGCAGTTGCAGGGCGTCCAATTTATCATCATGTCTATATTCGTGGCGAACGCTACGAGATTATTCCTAAATCAAAAGGCTTTACATGGCTATACGAAGCTGCATTACCGTATGTCGAAGCCGTTTTCTATCGTACTTCACCATTTAGAGGAACAAAGTCATACAATGCGCAAGCAAGACAAGTTCCCGACGATCAAAAAGATTTTCACTATGGTATTCTCTACGCTGATGTCTTCCCTGTTGGCACTGCGGGTATTCCTCCCACATTGTTGATGCAAGATATGTTGCATTTTCTACCACAATACTTGGTTGATTACTATCACCAACACTGTCGCGGTGAAGAAGATATGCTAATCCAATTAGGCATCACTTTTCAACGTTCCATGTATTGCGTAACATCTGCTGTTATTCAAGCATTGCGGACTGCATTGTTGTATCCTTTAGACGACCCAAATCCAAAGCACTTACAAGCAAATCGCGACTTTTTTGAAGCCCAATTAAATCGCTTTACGCGCTCAGAGTACGGTATTCGCGATGCTGCACGTTTACGAGATATTCAACAGCAAGATTATCGATAG
- a CDS encoding NADH-quinone oxidoreductase subunit M, with protein MLSVLIWLPILGAALIAFLPKNISTERIRLAALLAAGFTLAWNIFLLLKFDITSPGMQFLENIPWNETLGLSYQLGTDGLSILMLVLNSLLTWIAIYSSAKQTERPRLFYSLILLVSGGVAGAFAAQNLLLFFLFYELELIPFYLLISIWGGEKRAYAAIKFLIYTAVSGALILAAFLGMVWLTGASSFAYDTLTTQALSSTLQVILLAGIILGFGIKIPLVPFHTWLPDAYVEASAPIAILLGGVLAKLGTYGILRFGMGLFPEAWATIAPTLAIWGAASAIYGALAAIAQKDIKRMVAFSSIGHMGYVLLAAAASTPLALVGAVSQMVSHGIILAILFHLVGVVETKVGTRELDKLNGLMSPVRGLPVISALLVLSGMASAGIPGMTGFIAEFIVFQGSFSVFPIQTILCVVATGLTAVYFVILLNRTCFGKLDNNLAYYPKVFWSEKIPAFILAGLIIFLGVQPTWLVRWSEPTTTAMVATIPALEEGVRSVSAAGRSPERGVSEWLVASE; from the coding sequence ATGCTCAGTGTTTTAATTTGGTTGCCTATTTTAGGTGCAGCACTTATAGCATTCCTTCCTAAAAATATTTCTACAGAACGCATTCGCCTTGCAGCACTTCTTGCCGCTGGTTTCACCTTGGCATGGAATATTTTTCTACTACTCAAGTTTGATATTACGAGTCCAGGAATGCAGTTTTTAGAAAACATTCCTTGGAATGAAACATTAGGGTTAAGCTATCAACTTGGAACTGATGGCTTATCAATTCTGATGCTGGTACTTAATAGCTTGCTAACCTGGATTGCAATATATAGCAGTGCCAAGCAAACTGAACGCCCGCGACTTTTCTACTCATTGATTTTGCTAGTTAGCGGTGGGGTAGCAGGTGCATTTGCTGCACAAAATCTCTTGCTGTTTTTCTTGTTCTACGAACTCGAACTAATTCCTTTCTACCTACTAATTTCAATTTGGGGTGGTGAAAAACGAGCATACGCTGCCATCAAGTTTTTAATTTACACTGCTGTATCTGGTGCATTAATTTTAGCCGCATTTCTAGGTATGGTGTGGCTTACTGGTGCTTCCAGCTTTGCTTACGATACTCTGACAACACAGGCTTTATCTTCAACACTGCAGGTAATACTGCTAGCAGGCATCATTCTCGGTTTTGGTATCAAAATTCCCTTAGTTCCCTTTCACACCTGGCTACCTGATGCTTACGTCGAAGCTTCTGCACCGATCGCAATTTTGCTGGGTGGAGTTTTAGCTAAGTTGGGAACCTATGGAATTTTACGCTTTGGTATGGGTTTGTTTCCTGAAGCCTGGGCAACTATCGCGCCAACTTTGGCAATTTGGGGTGCAGCGAGTGCTATTTATGGGGCATTAGCGGCGATCGCACAAAAAGATATCAAACGCATGGTAGCCTTTAGTTCAATCGGTCATATGGGCTACGTATTGTTAGCAGCGGCGGCTAGTACTCCCCTAGCGCTTGTTGGTGCGGTTTCACAAATGGTTAGCCACGGTATCATTCTAGCAATCTTATTTCACTTAGTCGGAGTCGTCGAAACTAAAGTTGGTACTCGCGAGTTAGATAAGCTAAATGGATTAATGAGTCCAGTGCGCGGTTTACCAGTGATTAGCGCCCTCCTCGTTTTAAGTGGTATGGCTAGCGCGGGTATTCCTGGAATGACAGGATTTATTGCCGAATTTATTGTATTTCAGGGCAGTTTCTCTGTTTTTCCGATCCAAACGATTTTGTGCGTTGTTGCAACAGGTTTAACCGCAGTTTATTTTGTCATTTTGCTTAATCGTACCTGTTTTGGAAAACTCGACAACAATCTCGCTTACTATCCTAAAGTCTTTTGGTCTGAAAAAATCCCAGCTTTCATTTTGGCAGGCTTAATTATCTTTTTAGGAGTACAACCAACTTGGCTAGTGCGTTGGAGTGAACCCACAACAACTGCAATGGTGGCAACAATTCCTGCACTGGAAGAAGGGGTTAGAAGCGTTAGCGCAGCGGGACGAAGTCCGGAGCGAGGGGTGAGTGAGTGGCTAGTGGCTAGTGAATAG
- a CDS encoding Uma2 family endonuclease, with the protein MQPTTERLRWTTADLELLPDNGNRYEIIDGELFVARAPHWNHQRVCGNIYQELNIWSQETGLGQVAIAPGIIFSDADNVIPDVVWASNKRLATLLDDAGHLTAAPELVVEVLSSGGENERRDREVKLKLYSSRGVQEYWIVDWQKQQIEVYQREKAALTLIATLFANDELTSPILINLQIPVKQIFA; encoded by the coding sequence ATGCAGCCTACAACCGAACGACTACGCTGGACAACAGCTGACTTAGAGTTGTTGCCGGATAACGGCAATCGCTATGAGATAATTGACGGGGAGTTGTTTGTGGCAAGAGCGCCGCACTGGAATCATCAACGGGTTTGTGGCAATATCTACCAAGAACTTAATATTTGGTCACAAGAAACAGGTTTAGGACAAGTAGCGATCGCCCCTGGGATTATCTTTTCTGATGCTGATAATGTAATTCCCGATGTTGTTTGGGCGAGTAATAAGAGATTAGCCACTTTGTTAGATGATGCTGGACATCTGACTGCTGCACCAGAATTAGTTGTAGAAGTGTTATCCTCTGGTGGTGAAAACGAACGCCGCGATCGCGAAGTGAAATTAAAACTGTATTCATCAAGAGGCGTACAAGAATATTGGATAGTTGATTGGCAAAAACAACAAATTGAAGTTTATCAGCGCGAAAAAGCTGCTTTAACCTTGATTGCAACGCTGTTTGCAAATGATGAACTTACTTCGCCAATACTCATAAATTTACAAATTCCTGTCAAACAAATATTTGCTTAA